One Drosophila subobscura isolate 14011-0131.10 chromosome U, UCBerk_Dsub_1.0, whole genome shotgun sequence DNA window includes the following coding sequences:
- the LOC117901261 gene encoding uncharacterized protein LOC117901261 — MWRLLCLLAALQFAGAAPISSGTQLAYDVTNEIFAIVETSCLETARLLQRVLDDAELLMPPNTQSEILEAFGEFVDLVKQIDMDDSVQLELLATDLDYLSDIFDLKDSAELDSEADRMVMRLLRQHGIDDFEDMLLDRFDAALKRIEGKVESYIGGMSESKLMRRTELLDWFETFKNEKDTLDKLSLLLESDYIF; from the coding sequence GCGCCGCACCCATTAGCAGCGGCACTCAGCTGGCGTACGACGTAACCAACGAGATCTTTGCCATTGTGGAGACCTCCTGCCTGGAGACTGcccggctgctgcagcgcgtCCTTGACGATGCGGAGCTGCTGATGccaccaaacacacagagcgagaTCCTGGAGGCCTTTGGGGAGTTTGTGGATCTCGTGAAGCAGATCGACATGGATGACTCGGTGCAGCTTGAACTTCTTGCCACCGATCTCGACTATCTCTCGGATATCTTTGATCTAAAGGACTCTGCGGAGCTGGACTCGGAGGCGGATCGAATGGTTATGCGTCTGCTGCGGCAGCATGGCATCGACGATTTTGAGGACATGCTGCTAGACAGATTCGATGCGGCATTGAAGCGGATTGAGGGGAAGGTGGAGTCCTACATCGGCGGCATGTCAGAGAGCAAACTAATGCGGAGAACAGAGCTTCTCGATTGGTTTGAAACAttcaaaaacgaaaaggatACACTCGATAAACTGTCCTTGCTACTGGAAAGTGATTATATATTTTAG
- the LOC117901259 gene encoding uncharacterized protein LOC117901259, which yields MLLLPCCVPLLLLLPFIGQALCGTVLPQQKLRIVRDTRNLPTDLFKPVGGGGGGKSEIPNEVQQGQPTDAVEFLEKTDGEVEVVTASGESYPEYPQYKPQPTPFDRRNLGSTRNNRRPNENGNNFPSVSGRNRQRQRQNDTLMPEETEEVEESEETENNRNYPVYPQYVPPPPPSFGTFQGSSAPRSSFVSGRPRGRPGADPFLQDSTFPSTFHSTFPQPFPSNPVFSGGSPNALPYSPMRSSMTPFFAGGGSPIGSGFPVGSGPPVASFSNNFQRSEHYSYTSDGNGPPQIEHNVYDSRMPRFGSASRNFF from the exons ATGTTGCTTCTCCCTTGCTGcgttccgctgctgctgcttttgccattCATTGGCCAGGCG CTTTGTGGCACAGTTTTGCCGCAGCAAAAACTACGGATTGTGCGCGATACACGAAATTTACCCACAGATTTGTTCAAGCCGGTGggaggcggcggaggaggaaaGTCAGAAATACCCAATGAAGTACAGCAAGGACAGCCCACAGATGCTGTGGAGTTTTTGGAG AAAACCGATGGCGAAGTCGAAGTTGTTACAGCGTCGGGGGAGTCTTATCCCGAGTATCCCCAATATAAGCCACAG CCAACGCCTTTCGATAGGAGAAACTTGGGGTCTACTCGCAACAACCGTCGCCCCAATGAAAATGGGAATAACTTTCCCTCAGTGAGTGGCAGAAACAGACAAAGACAGCGACAGAATGATACACTCATGCCAGAGGAAACAGAAGAAGTCGAAGAATCAGAGGAGACTGAGAATAATCGTAATTATCCCGTGTATCCTCAGTATGTGCCTCCG CCACCACCCTCTTTCGGCACTTTCCAAGGCTCCAGTGCACCCAGAAGTTCCTTCGTTTCTGGCCGCCCTCGTGGAAGACCTGGTGCAGATCCATTCTTGCAGGATTCTACATTCCCTTCCACATTCCATTCTACATTTCCGCAGCCTTTTCCATCAAATCCAGTCTTTTCCGGTGGCAGTCCCAATGCT CTACCTTATTCCCCTATGCGTAGCTCCATGACGCCCTTCTTTGCTGGTGGTGGCTCGCCCATTGGCAGTGGCTTCCCAGTCGGCAGTGGCCCACCAGTTGCCAGTTTTTCGAATAATTTCCAACGCTCTGAGCATTATAGCTACACCTCCGATGGCAATGGACCGCCGCAGATCGAGCATAATGTGTATGACTCGCGAATGCCAAGATTTGGATCTGCCTCCAGGaatttcttttag
- the LOC117901258 gene encoding extensin, which produces MFIKLLLLGQLLALCCAQLSLDEAKAAIDASVYSDEQTLDDVHPSSSQQYVDQPKASPHYEPHHPPHHEPKLETTTTTTTPVPETTTLPQLVPENDATAAPEEGLQQLDDGLGEQNDASAVAVSTTTPEPEPETTIPTTTTTTPKLTTAKHEPHPYPYPHPYPYPHHPQSNPYARGYPGLVFGPRPVPKDSAPKEGDKQTAEEPTAAHPAYPSYPGYPPFRPAYAPYQPPTFHRPGPYPSFGPGPSFGPAPGYGFRHEHHHKDDKEDSSDEEKPMGKGEDKEKSDEEAEDVALRPPGYGGYPQLYIVPRRPVVYPSPGRGYGSPYGGYGRF; this is translated from the coding sequence CTTCTGGCCCTCTGCTGTGCGCAGTTGAGTCTCGACGAGGCGAAGGCAGCCATCGATGCCTCCGTCTACAGCGATGAGCAGACACTGGACGATGTGCATCCGTCGTCGTCTCAGCAGTACGTTGACCAACCCAAGGCTTCGCCTCACTATGAGCCACATCATCCGCCACATCATGAACCAAAGCTGgagacgactacgacgacaaCCACCCCAGTGCCCGAGACGACAACGCTGCCGCAACTCGTGCCGGAGAACGATGCCACTGCCGCACCCGAGGAgggactgcagcagctggacgaTGGTTTGGGTGAACAGAATGATGCCTCCGCCGTTGCCGTGTCCACAACGACGCccgaaccagagccagagacgacaattccaacaacaacaacaacaacgccaaaattaacaacagcaaaacatgAGCCACATCCCTATCCATATCCCCATCCGTATCCGTACCCGCATCATCCCCAGTCGAATCCTTATGCCCGTGGCTATCCTGGACTAGTATTTGGGCCTCGACCAGTGCCCAAGGATTCGGCGCCCAAGGAAGGCGacaagcaaacagcagaggAGCCCACAGCTGCCCATCCCGCATATCCCTCGTATCCGGGGTATCCGCCCTTCCGGCCAGCCTACGCGCCCTACCAGCCGCCCACATTCCATCGCCCAGGACCCTATCCGAGCTTCGGACCTGGACCGAGCTTTGGACCCGCTCCAGGCTACGGCTTCCGCCACGAACATCATCACAAGGATGACAAGGAGGACTCCTCCGATGAGGAGAAGCCCATGGGTAAGGGCGAGGACAAGGAGAAGTCCGATGAGGAGGCTGAAGATGTGGCGCTTAGGCCGCCGGGCTATGGGGGCTATCCACAGCTGTACATTGTGCCACGTCGCCCCGTGGTGTATCCCAGTCCGGGCCGTGGCTATGGCTCCCCCTATGGCGGTTATGGACGCTTCTAA